The DNA window cataccaatgaagtcaatcaCCTCAGCCAAGACTGTCTCTACTCTGAGGACTAACTTCACCAGAAACAGTTTATCAGAACAAATTAtgagtgacaacggaccacaatacacatcagaaggATTCTGACTCTGTATGAAGAACAACAGTCCTGGTTGTTGTGAATCTCAGTGGCATCAGACATTTTTCAAACCACCCAGCAACAAATGGGTTAGCTAAAAGGTCCATTAAAGCGATGGACAAGAAAGATATTTTTGTACAGTACAAAGtaaacaacttcctttttgtgtatcggaactctgttcatgtgacgACAAATCAAACATATGCAATCCTGTTCATGAGCAGGCCCCTGAGATCTCGCGTATATCACCAGGAACCAGACCTCTGGAGaggagtgcagaataaacagttcagacagttgccaagtgaagcagcaaggagcttcatgattggacaggaagtctcagtgtgtgattactgagaagacaagtggacacctggcaggatagctacaagaactggagcactgatgtacacagtggacgTTGGAGATCAGACTTGGAAATGTCatatggaccagatactggatgctcaaccgaaGAATACACCCGagtcaattgcatccaacaagatggtcATATTACAGTCAtgggacttacctctcagtgatggtcATGTCACTGATAGCAACATgacatggaaaaccctgaacattgtcttagacacctaccaaacccaatgTCATTCCACAAGTCCAGAGGCACTACGAGAAAGTTATCGTTGACAAGACGTCTACCAAACCTGATgctactccacaggtccagaagcACTATCCTGAATGAAACGGAGTGGCATccaaagactgaacctttagaactgtgagcaacacacacaaaatgctggaggaactcagtatgcCATGTAGCAtggatggaaaaaagtacagttgatgtttcagttcctccaacattttatgtgtgttgcttgaatttccagcatctgcaaattttcttactttagaactgtgaagttagttatgaaCTGTTATTGTAAAAGCatttttatttggaatatgggttgtgaaagggaaatttaatgttttgtacatataacATTTTatattgcattaatctaaagagagagggagtgtaatgtatggatctattttctttagagcaatgacctcccccccccccttagtaTTACAGATGATCTGTTGCCTGTGCACGTGCATTGATCTGGTGTCTATGCATGTGCATTTCTCTCTATCACTTCTAAAACCTTCTCCTGCGTGCAAGCTTTTAATTAATTGATATGTAATTGTGCAACAGGAACTACCTTGATGCCCCACTTGCAGTGCTAGAGGTGTTTGGATCACTGcatgacaggatgggaagagtaAAACAGCAGAGAGTTGCCTCTCCTCCAATTGCATTGAAAGGTGCCACAAgaaggagagagtgtgtgcaatGGAGATAGAAGGGAGAACCATAGGATGATGGGCAGAATGCTAAGGGTAAAGAGAGGGTTGTTAGGCAGTGAGTACTCATTGAAGATGGCaagaatcaaaggtggtaatccAATGCATGAGGAGGCGAATAGGATGAAAGTGGCAGAAAAGAGAACTCATTTGCACCAATCTGTAAAATATTGCTCCCTATCCCAGAGATCCCTTCACATCTCACAACTCTGTAAAACTAAAGTTTTTCACAGTTCTGAGAAAATGCCATTGACCATAAAAGCTTGTTGCTATCTTCATGGATACTCCCTGAACTGCTCAGTGTTTACTGGTTTCATTGCGATCTGCAATGAAGTTTTATTGCCTTGGAATGTAAAAGCTGCCAGAAAATTAATAGTGACAACCAGGAGGATACAGCAATCTATAAATTTGAAAGGCTGGAAATATCAAGGATGGCGTAAGTCCAAATATCACAAAGCTCAGTgactgaagaaaaaaataaagccAATGAGTTGAGATGAATGCTGGCCCACTCAGTTTGGAGCTTTAACCTCCCTATACCATTTCACCAAAAAATATGTTCATTGGTGTAGCATGAAAATTACAAATTAAAGGTCACCAGATAGAAAACAGAAGGAAATAAAGAGGAATCTTGTGGAGAAATATAGTTGTAgagctcagaatcagaaccaaGTTTAATAtcaggtgaaatttgttgttttgtggtagcaataCATTACAAGacataataataaaattaaagaaatacatatataaaaattaatttaagtagtgtaaagagagagcaaaaaattaaaacaaaattagaGAGGGAATTTACATGagttaattgtccattcagaaatctgatggcagaagaagctgttcctaaaacactgagtatgtgtctttcaactcctacacctcctccttgaaggtagcaacgagaagagggcatgtcctgggtgatgggggtctttaatgatggatactgtctATTGAGGAATCActttttaaagatgtccttgttGCTGAGGCAtcaagtgcccatgatggagctgactgaatgtgcaacttactgcagctttttctgatctgtgtattgGTCCCTGcacaccagatagtgatgcaaccagtttgaatactctccatggactatttgtagaaatttgcaagaggctttggtgacatactaagagtcctcaaactcctaatgaaacacagCCACTTTTGTGCCtcatttgtaattgcatcaatatgttgttgGGCttgggatagatcttcagagatgttgacacccacaaACTGATCCCTCAATAAGGACTGGAGTGCTTTCCCTCAATTTCCTCTTCCTAAAGTCTATAATCCTTGTCTTACTAgcattaagtgcaaggttgttgttacaacactactgaaccagctgatctatctcactcctgtatgcctcctcattgcCATCAGAAATTCTGCAACAATAGTCATGTCATTGCGTGGCCAAGTGGTCGAGGTTTTGGGCTGGTAATCTGAGGgtcattagttcgagcctcagccaaggcagtATGCGTGCCCTTGAGCAAGGCACCTAACCACACACTAcacctgcacgtttatagccgaGTGGTggtggttggtgcagtatggacaagacatcggcaaatttataaatggcatttgagctgcacCTAGCCACAGAGTCGTGTGTGCAGAGAGAGTAAAGGGCTTAGCCTGGATCCTTAATATGCACCACTGTTGACTATCAGCAGGAAAGAGTAGAGGCAGAAGACTAATTGGATAATTCTTTCAAAAAGAAACCAAATGACCTCCTTTTGCAATGTGCATCCTACGTTAGATTAAATACTAATTGaatgtttattttaaattcagCAATTTCTGTAATAGGTTTCCCCCATTTTGCTAACACAACTTCAGTATATTACACAACAGCCTCAGGCATAGGCATACATGAGAAAGGAATGAAGACAACAAAATATCAGAAATGAAAAAGCAAAGCAATACAAATATCTCACCACCCACCAAGATTTTTGAATCATACTGtacagattttaaaaaagtgacTGCAATTTTATTTAATATGTTGTAGTTGGTAAAAGCGCACCCATCTACTTACTCCACAATATGCATCATTGTTAAATATCTGAGGTGGGAGTGGGTTTCCTTTCGCAGGCTGCttctcctgaggaatgttgtgGTACATCCAGAGTCTCTGATCTTCCAACATTGTTATGTCAATCTCTTCAAATTCAATCTTGTTAGACTCCAAGAATCCCACTATGTCTTGTTGCCGCTTCTTGATCTGAAAGGAAACCAGAACTCCATTACAATTACTGA is part of the Hemitrygon akajei chromosome 9, sHemAka1.3, whole genome shotgun sequence genome and encodes:
- the sh3bgrl2 gene encoding SH3 domain-binding glutamic acid-rich-like protein 2, coding for MVIRVFVASSSASIAIKKRQQDIVGFLESNKIEFEEIDITMLEDQRLWMYHNIPQEKQPAKGNPLPPQIFNNDAYCGDYDAFFESKENNTVAIFFGLKPKSTSQDSEP